One part of the Streptomyces ferrugineus genome encodes these proteins:
- a CDS encoding serine hydroxymethyltransferase gives MSVTHTLEADVLRRQDPQLADILLGELDRQSTTLQLVAAENFTSPAVLAALGSSLANKYAEGYPGARYHGGCEMVDVAERLAVERAKALFGAEHANVQSHSGSSAVLAAYAALLRPGDTVLALGLPYGGHLTHGSPANFSGRWFDFVGYGVDAETGLLDYDQVRTLARNHRPKALVCGSIAYPRHIDYALFRDIADEVGAYLIADAAHPMGLVAGGAAPSPVPYADVVCATTHKVLRGPRGGMLLCGSDLAERVDRAVFPFTQGGAQMHTIAAKAVAFGEASTPAFAVYAHQVVANARTLAAHLAEEGLVVTTGGTDTHLITADPAPLGVDGREARGRLAAAGIVLDCCALPHGDARGLRLGTAAVTTQGMGEEEMVWLAATLARVLRGETESQKVREEVRELTGRFPPYPG, from the coding sequence ATGTCGGTCACCCATACCCTCGAGGCCGATGTCCTGCGGCGGCAGGACCCCCAGCTCGCCGACATCCTGCTCGGGGAGCTCGACCGGCAGTCGACGACGCTTCAGCTCGTCGCCGCGGAGAACTTCACCTCGCCGGCGGTGCTGGCGGCGCTCGGGTCGTCGCTGGCCAACAAGTACGCGGAAGGGTATCCGGGCGCCCGGTACCACGGCGGCTGCGAGATGGTCGACGTCGCCGAACGGCTCGCCGTGGAGCGGGCCAAGGCGCTGTTCGGCGCCGAGCACGCCAACGTCCAGTCGCACTCGGGGTCTTCTGCCGTCCTCGCCGCCTACGCCGCCCTGCTGCGCCCCGGCGACACCGTCCTCGCCCTCGGGCTGCCGTACGGCGGACACCTCACGCACGGCTCGCCCGCCAACTTCTCGGGCCGCTGGTTCGACTTCGTCGGCTACGGCGTGGACGCCGAGACCGGGCTCCTCGACTACGACCAGGTGCGCACGCTCGCCCGCAACCACCGGCCCAAGGCCCTGGTGTGCGGGTCCATCGCCTATCCGCGGCACATCGACTACGCCCTCTTCCGCGACATCGCCGACGAGGTGGGCGCCTATCTCATCGCCGACGCCGCCCACCCCATGGGGCTCGTCGCCGGGGGAGCGGCGCCCAGTCCGGTGCCGTACGCCGATGTCGTGTGCGCCACCACCCACAAGGTGCTGCGCGGTCCGCGCGGCGGGATGCTGCTGTGCGGGTCCGATCTCGCCGAGCGCGTCGATCGCGCCGTCTTCCCCTTCACCCAGGGCGGCGCCCAGATGCACACCATCGCCGCCAAGGCCGTCGCCTTCGGTGAGGCGTCGACTCCGGCGTTCGCCGTGTACGCCCATCAGGTGGTCGCGAACGCCAGGACGCTCGCGGCCCACCTGGCCGAGGAGGGCCTCGTCGTCACCACCGGCGGCACCGACACCCACCTGATCACCGCCGACCCGGCGCCCCTCGGCGTCGACGGCCGCGAGGCGCGCGGGCGGCTCGCGGCGGCCGGGATCGTGCTGGACTGCTGCGCGCTGCCGCACGGTGACGCCCGTGGTCTGCGCCTCGGTACGGCGGCCGTGACCACCCAGGGCATGGGGGAGGAGGAGATGGTCTGGCTCGCCGCGACGCTGGCGCGGGTGCTCAGGGGTGAGACCGAAAGCCAGAAGGTCCGTGAAGAAGTGCGGGAGCTCACCGGTAGATTTCCGCCGTATCCCGGCTGA
- a CDS encoding arsenate reductase/protein-tyrosine-phosphatase family protein codes for MTAPEAGRGIGNGESAAEITTTFVGLPRDSFRILHVSTGNVCRSPITERLTRHFVTQRLGVLGGGLIVESAGTWGHEGAPMESNAETVLADFGADASGFVGRELLDEHVIMADLVLTATRDHRAQVISMGHSAGLRTFTLKEFTRLVRAIDPTTLPPLEDGVVHRARALVRAAAALRGWLLAPTAEADEVYDPYGAPLTFFRSVGDEIHEALDPVVTALTGVPART; via the coding sequence TTGACAGCCCCTGAAGCGGGGCGTGGCATAGGCAACGGGGAAAGCGCGGCAGAGATCACGACGACCTTCGTGGGACTCCCGCGCGACAGCTTCCGCATCCTCCACGTCAGCACCGGCAACGTGTGCCGCTCACCGATCACCGAGCGGCTGACCCGTCATTTCGTGACGCAGCGGCTCGGGGTGCTCGGCGGCGGGCTGATCGTGGAGAGCGCGGGCACCTGGGGCCATGAGGGCGCGCCCATGGAATCCAACGCGGAGACGGTCCTCGCCGACTTCGGCGCGGACGCCTCCGGCTTCGTCGGCCGCGAGCTCCTCGACGAGCACGTCATCATGGCCGACCTAGTCCTCACGGCCACCCGCGACCATCGCGCCCAGGTCATCTCCATGGGCCATTCGGCGGGCCTGCGCACCTTCACCCTGAAGGAGTTCACCCGTCTGGTCCGTGCCATAGACCCCACGACCCTGCCGCCCCTGGAGGACGGCGTGGTCCACCGGGCACGCGCCCTGGTCCGCGCGGCGGCGGCTCTACGCGGGTGGCTTCTGGCGCCCACGGCGGAGGCGGACGAGGTGTACGACCCGTACGGGGCGCCGCTCACGTTCTTCCGGTCGGTGGGGGACGAGATACACGAGGCGCTCGATCCGGTCGTCACCGCGCTCACGGGAGTTCCCGCGAGGACGTGA